One genomic segment of Solibacillus sp. FSL W7-1436 includes these proteins:
- a CDS encoding helix-turn-helix transcriptional regulator has product MTLTVHRCLLKDLLRKADMTQVDLAGELGVKPQQIQHYVKDNRVMSLTVAKNISVILGCQIEDLYEWTENE; this is encoded by the coding sequence GTGACTTTAACAGTTCATCGATGCCTACTCAAAGACTTGTTGCGCAAAGCTGACATGACACAGGTTGATCTAGCTGGCGAGCTTGGTGTAAAGCCCCAGCAAATACAACACTATGTTAAGGATAATCGTGTAATGTCATTGACTGTAGCAAAAAACATATCTGTCATATTAGGTTGCCAAATAGAAGACTTGTATGAATGGACTGAAAACGAGTAG